One genomic window of Hyperolius riggenbachi isolate aHypRig1 chromosome 7, aHypRig1.pri, whole genome shotgun sequence includes the following:
- the LOC137524992 gene encoding beta-1,3-galactosyltransferase 1 — MPSKVSCLYILTVVCWASALWYLSVNRPTSNYSGYRINKAVMARRNISFGNIRTRPINPHSFEFLINEPEKCENNSSPFLVILITTTHKEFDARQAIRETWGNENNFKGIKIVTLFLLGKNTDPVLNKMVEQESQIFHDIIVEDFIDSYHNLTLKTLMGMRWVTTFCSKAKYVMKTDSDIFVNMDNLIFKLLKPTTKPRRRYFTGYVINGGPIRDVRSKWYMPRDLYPDSNYPPFCSGTGYIFSADVAEHIFKTSLHTRLLHLEDVYVGLCLRKLGIHPFQNSGFNHWKMAYSLCRYRRVITVHQIGHEEMHRIWNDMQSKKHLRC; from the coding sequence ATGCCATCAAAGGTGTCATGTTTGTATATTCTGACAGTTGTTTGCTGGGCCAGCGCACTTTGGTATCTAAGCGTCAACCGCCCAACATCCAACTACAGCGGCTACCGGATCAACAAAGCAGTGATGGCTCGGAGGAACATTTCTTTTGGCAATATAAGAACTCGACCCATCAACCCTCACTCCTTTGAGTTCCTCATTAACGAGCCAGAAAAATGTGAAAACAATAGCAGCCCTTTTTTGGTTATACTGATAACTACAACCCATAAGGAATTTGACGCCAGGCAAGCTATCAGAGAAACTTGGGGTAATGAGAACAACTTCAAAGGCATCAAAATTGTCACACTTTTCCTCCTGGGCAAAAACACAGATCCAGTATTAAACAAGATGGTTGAGCAAGAAAGTCAGATATTTCATGATATTATTGTGGAAGACTTTATAGATTCTTACCATAATTTAACTCTCAAAACTTTGATGGGTATGAGATGGGTGACAACTTTCTGCTCCAAGGCTAAATACGTAATGAAAACAGACAGTGATATTTTTGTAAATATGGACAACTTAATTTTTAAACTACTAAAACCAACCACGAAGCCGAGGAGAAGGTACTTCACTGGCTACGTCATCAATGGAGGGCCGATAAGAGATGTCCGCAGTAAATGGTATATGCCTAGAGACTTGTACCCAGACAGTAATTACCCACCATTCTGTTCAGGAACTGGTTACATCTTTTCTGCTGATGTGGCGGAGCACATTTTTAAAACCTCTCTGCACACGAGACTTTTGCATCTTGAGGATGTCTATGTGGGACTTTGCTTACGAAAACTTGGAATCCACCCATTTCAAAACAGTGGCTTTAATCACTGGAAAATGGCTTACAGTTTGTGCCGCTACCGTAGAGTGATTACCGTCCATCAGATTGGCCACGAGGAGATGCACAGAATTTGGAATGATATGCAAAGTAAAAAACATCTTCGATGTTGA